In Brassica rapa cultivar Chiifu-401-42 chromosome A06, CAAS_Brap_v3.01, whole genome shotgun sequence, a single window of DNA contains:
- the LOC103871131 gene encoding ubiquitin domain-containing protein 1-like, which produces MGCAGSTQSQAEGPVKKIRKPKPWKHTQPISKAELVKMREEFWDTAPHYGGTKEIWDALRAAAEADISLAQTIVDSAGVIVQNNDLTTCYDERGAKYDLPKYVLSEPTNLVEES; this is translated from the exons ATGGGTTGTGCTGGATCGACACAGTCTCAAGCAGAAG GGCCAGTGAAGAAAATTAGGAAGCCAAAACCGTGGAAGCATACTCAACCGATCAGTAAAGCTGAGCTTGTGAAAATGAGAGAAGAGTTTTGGGACACTGCTCCTCACTATGGCGGTACCAAAG AGATATGGGATGCACTACGTGCTGCTGCTGAAGCTGACATATCTCTTGCGCAAACAATCGTGGATAGCGCAGGAGTCATTGTTCAGAACAATGATCTCACTACCTGCTATGACGAGAGAG GTGCTAAGTATGACCTACCTAAGTATGTTCTAAGCGAGCCTACCAACTTGGTGGAAGAAAGTTGA
- the LOC103871132 gene encoding probable LRR receptor-like serine/threonine-protein kinase At1g53420, with protein MVCTIENAAVHGAAVMVYIIMIVLIFILIYIVCKRRSLRSKTHVEGEFKSLDPMINSFSLRQIKAATNNFDTANRIGEGGFGPVHKGKLPDGTIIAVKQLSTGSKQGNREFLNEIGMITALHHPNLVKLYGCCVEGDQLLLVYEYVENNCLARALFGPQETQLRLDWPTRRKICIGVARGLAYLHEESRIKIVHRDIKATNVLLDKEMNSKISDFGLAKLNEDDNTHISTRVAGTFGYMAPEYAMRGHLTDKVDVYSFGIVALEIVHGRSNKINQSASNYNTPYVIDWVTILREQNNLLELVDPRLGSDYNREEALTMLHVVILCTSPDPSDRPLMSEVVKMLEGKKMVELERLEEASEYRETKRLENMNTMKKYYEMIGSETSMTMTMTLTDQTTSSKH; from the exons ATGGTTTGCACAATTGAGAATGCTGCTGTCCACGGAGCTGCAGTTATGGTTTACATAATAATGATAGTTCTCATATTTATTCTAATTTATATTGTCTGCAAAAGACGTAGCTTGAGATCCAAGACTCACGTGGAAGGAG AATTCAAGAGTTTAGATCCTATGATTAACTCTTTCTCTCTGAGGCAAATCAAAGCAGCTACAAACAACTTTGATACTGCAAACAGGATTGGAGAAGGTGGCTTTGGTCCTGTACACAAG GGAAAGTTGCCTGATGGAACAATAATCGCGGTGAAACAGCTTTCTACGGGATCAAAACAAGGGAACCGCGAGTTCTTGAACGAGATTGGCATGATCACAGCTCTGCATCACCCAAACCTAGTCAAACTATATGGATGTTGTGTTGAAGGAGACCAGCTTTTGCTAGTTTATGAGTATGTGGAAAACAACTGCCTTGCTAGAGCATTGTTTG gTCCTCAAGAAACTCAGCTGAGATTGGATTGGCCAACAAGGAGGAAGATCTGTATCGGTGTAGCGAGAGGACTAGCATATCTCCACGAGGAGTCAAGGATAAAGATTGTGCACAGAGACATCAAAGCTACTAATGTGTTGTTAGACAAGGAAATGAACTCGAAGATATCAGACTTTGGTCTTGCCAAGCTTAATGAAGATGACAACACTCACATTAGCACTCGAGTTGCTGGAACATT TGGTTACATGGCTCCAGAGTACGCGATGAGAGGCCACTTGACGGATAAAGTTGATGTATACAGCTTTGGTATTGTAGCTCTAGAGATTGTTCATGGAAGAAGCAACAAGATAAACCAATCTGCATCCAATTACAACACTCCCTACGTTATTGACTGGGTGACAATCTTGAGGGAGCAGAACAATCTGTTGGAGCTGGTGGATCCGAGGCTAGGATCAGATTACAACAGAGAAGAAGCATTGACCATGCTTCATGTGGTGATACTGTGTACAAGTCCTGATCCGAGTGATAGACCATTGATGTCTGAAGTGGTGAAGATGCTGGAAGGTAAGAAGATGGTGGAGTTGGAGAGGCTTGAAGAAGCTTCAGAGTATAGAGAGACGAAGAGACTTGAGAATATGAACACTATGAAGAAGTATTATGAAATGATAGGGAGCGAGACTAGCATGACCATGACCATGACCTTGACTGATCAAACTACCTCGTCAAAGCATTAA